From Mycosarcoma maydis chromosome 16, whole genome shotgun sequence, a single genomic window includes:
- a CDS encoding putative eukaryotic peptide chain release factor GTP-binding subunit, with amino-acid sequence MNPNAPSFGGFNPNASGFVPGGQQQQGQQQQGGTPYGQQGAYYQQGFGQQQQQQQGFNGGYNSQYQQYQQYQQQPYGGGYAQQGFNQPGFSNQYAQQGFNGLPARPAASGSNQPPARPAQPAAATSDVASRKPVSISIGGGAKPAAPAASDAPRKPVSISIGGGAKPAATTADKSDAPRKPVSISIGGAKKPEAAKEAVSAATKAEISVHSAAVSAVKDTEAPSSTAVTAPSSRSDSPAPSAAAASSSAATASKAESKVASLSSKPVATERATTNADQILAEASKVTDEETLKDLFGEKSDELKSHLNIVFIGHVDAGKSTMGGNLLFLTGMVDKRTMEKYEREAKEAGRESWYLSWALDSTAQEREKGKTVEVGRAYFETGKRRYTILDAPGHKSFVPSMISGAAQADVAVLVISARKGEFETGFERGGQTREHAVLVKTAGVQRLIVVVNKMDESTVQWEKSRYEEIQAKLTPFLRSAGFNPKTDITYIPVSAYAGQNLKERVPKSICDWYNGPSLLEFLDNLELGDRKISAPLKMPISEKYNDMGTVVVGKLEAGKIKKGDTLLLMPNKVSVEASAIFNEQEEEVPAAISGDNVRVKLKGIDHEDVTVGHVLTDPVNPVHVATHFEAQLAILEHRNIICAGYSAVVHCHTVSQEANLAALLHYYDKKTGKKSRRGPQFAKKGMKIIALVELAGPICVERFKDYPQLGRFTLRDEGRTVAIGKVTKLITSADELPDVAKLSVTDAASAAAAAN; translated from the coding sequence ATGAATCCAAACGCTCCTAGCTTTGGCGGCTTCAACCCCAACGCCTCGGGCTTCGTTCCCGGCggccagcaacagcagggtcagcagcaacagggCGGTACTCCTTATGGCCAGCAGGGCGCATACTACCAGCAGGGTTTcggtcagcagcagcagcagcagcaaggctTCAACGGCGGTTACAACAGCCAGTACCAGCAATACCAACAgtaccagcagcagccgtATGGTGGCGGCTATGCTCAGCAGGGTTTTAACCAACCGGGTTTTTCGAACCAATACGCTCAGCAGGGTTTCAACGGTCTGCCTGCTCGCCCCGCAGCATCGGGTTCCAACCAGCCTCCAGCGCGCCCAGCTCAGCCCGCAGCCGCTACCTCTGATGTTGCTTCCCGGAAGCCTgtcagcatctcgatcggCGGCGGCGCCAAACCTGCCGCTCCTGCGGCTTCCGATGCACCCCGAAAGCCAGTCAGCATTTCCATCGGTGGAGGTGCCAAGCCCGCTGCTACTACCGCAGACAAGAGCGACGCCCCGCGCAAGCCTGTCAGTATCTCCATTGGTGGCGCCAAGAAGCCagaggctgccaaggaaGCTGTTTCCGCTGCTACCAAAGCCGAGATTTCAGTACATTCGGCGGCCGTCAGTGCTGTCAAGGACACCGAGGCACCTTCTTCTACCGCTGTTACTGCTCCATCCTCTCGCAGTGATTCGCCAGCgccttctgctgctgctgcctcgtcctccGCTGCCACTGCTTCCAAGGCCGAGTCCAAGGTGGCTTCACTCTCCTCCAAGCCTGTCGCAACCGAACGTGCTACCACAAATGCCGATCAGATTCTCGCCGAGGCCTCCAAGGTCACGGACGAAGAGACGCTCAAGGACCTTTTCGGTGAGAAGAGTGACGAACTCAAGTCGCACTTGAACATTGTCTTCATTGGCCACGTCGATGCCGGAAAGTCTACCATGGGTGGCAacttgctcttcctcaCCGGCATGGTCGACAAGCGAACCATGGAAAAGTACGAGCGCGAGGCCAAGGAAGCTGGCCGAGAGTCGTGGTACCTCTCCTGGGCGCTCGACTCAACGGCGCAAGAGCGTGAGAAGGGTAagacggtcgaggtggGTCGTGCCTACTTCGAGACGGGCAAGCGCCGCTACACGATCCTCGATGCTCCAGGACACAAGTCGTTTGTGCCCAGTATGATCAGTGGTGCTGCGCAGGCCGATGTCgccgtcctcgtcatctcGGCGCGAAAGGGCGAGTTCGAGACTGGTTTTGAACGTGGTGGACAGACGCGTGAGCACGCCGTTCTTGTCAAGACTGCTGGTGTCCAGCGTCTCATTGTCGTGGTCAACAAGATGGACGAGTCGACGGTACAATGGGAAAAGTCGCGCTACGAAGAaatccaagccaagctcacTCCCTTCCTGCGTTCGGCTGGCTTCAATCCCAAGACCGATATCACCTACATTCCCGTCTCGGCGTACGCCGGCCAGAATCTCAAGGAACGTGTGCCTAAAAGCATCTGCGACTGGTACAATGGCCCCTCTCTGCTCGAGTTCCTCGACaacctcgagctcggcgaccGCAAAATCTCGGCACCGCTCAAGATGCCCATCTCGGAAAAGTACAATGACATGGGTACCGTCGTGgtcggcaagctcgaggccgGTAAGATCAAGAAGGGCGACACGCTCCTGCTCATGCCCAACAAGGTCTCGGTTGAAGCTTCTGCTATCTTCAACGagcaggaggaggaagTTCCTGCTGCCATCTCGGGCGACAATGTACGTGTCAAGTTGAAAGGCATCGACCATGAAGACGTTACTGTGGGCCACGTGTTGACCGATCCCGTCAACCCGGTGCATGTAGCCACACACTTTGAAGCtcagctcgccatcctcgagcaCCGTAATATCATCTGTGCCGGTTACAGTGCCGTAGTTCACTGCCACACCGTGTCACAAGAGGCCAACTTGGCAGCGCTTCTGCACTACTACGACAAAAAGACGGGCAAGAAGAGTCGACGTGGTCCTCAGTTTGCTAAGAAGGGTATGAAGATcatcgcgctcgtcgagcttgctggtCCGATCTGTGTCGAGAGGTTCAAGGACTACCCGCAGCTGGGCCGTTTCACGCTGCGAGACGAAGGACGTACGGTGGCTATCGGCAAGGTGACCAAGCTCATCACTTCGGCCGACGAGTTGCCGGACGttgccaagctcagcgttactgatgctgcttccgctgctgccgccgccaacTAA
- a CDS encoding dolichyl-diphosphooligosaccharide-protein glycotransferase (related to apoptotic cell death regulator DAD1), with product MPPKGAKASSSAATKSRTSASPSSSSSTQSPLSTLYNSYVDNTPKRLKVIDAFLVFLMLSGMIQFLYCALITNFPFNSFIAGFASTVGQFVLAASLRIQANPENGQTFPKVSPERAFGDFLFGSVILHFFVFNFLG from the exons ATGCCACCCAAAGGAGCAAAAGCATCCAGTTCGGCCGCGACCAAATCCCGCACTTCGGCATCAccctcatcgtcatcatccacaCAATCACCCTTGTCAACGCTGTACAACTCCTATGTTGATAACACACCAAAGAGGCTCAAAGTGATCGATGCATTCTTGGTCTTTTTGATGCTTTCCGGAATGATCCAATTCCTTTACTGCGCGCTCATCACCAACTTCCCATTCAACTCTTTCATCGCCGG CTTTGCATCAACCGTCGGCCAGTTTGTTCTCGCAGCATCCCTCCGAATCCAGGCAAATCCTGAGAATGGCCAGACTTTCCCCAAAGTCTCACCAGAGAG GGCTTTCGGCGACTTTCTGTTTGGCTCTGTGATACTTCACTTTTTCGTTTTCAACTTCTTAGGCTAG
- a CDS encoding TRAPP subunit TRS20 (related to Sedlin (trafficking protein particle complex protein 2)) has product MSYYLVLIGTRDNPLYETEITPKTAAPSLATSSSSAPTSSGVFSPTAFSSVAASGAASEATSTSSGGGGMFGGLLSRIPTTNIASSGGNTASASGAAGGAGSAGNVAGLGSRRKQRYELQMIAHSALDTIEDALITSPYLYLKSVDRIQEYTTSCFVLPGNVKMVLLHEHKHEDGIKNFFLDVWEAYLKVSMNPFQDPNAPIENAAFDARVRTAAKKFL; this is encoded by the exons ATGTCGTACTACCTCGTTTTGATAGGCACGCGCGACAACCCGCTCTACGAAACCGAAATCACGCCCAAAACGGCAGCTCCTTCATTGGCCacttcttcttcctcggcaCCGACAAGCAGCGGTGTGTTCTCCCCGACAGCATTCAGTAGCGTGGCAGCATCTGGAGCTGCATCGGAAGCGACCTCGACCAGCAGTGGCGGAGGAGGAATGTTCGGAGGACTGCTGTCACGGATTCCGACAACAAATATAGCATCGAGTGGGGGCAATACCGCAAGTGCATCAGGTGCAGCAGGTGGCGCTGGATCAGCAGGTAATGTAGCAGGGCTGGGGAGTAGGCGAAAGCAGAGGTATGAGCTGCAGATGATCGCGCATTCTGCATTGGATACGATCGAAGATGCGCTTATCACAAGCCCGTACTT GTATCTGAAAAGCGTTGACCGAATTCAGGAGTACACGACCAGCTGCTTTGTTCTTCCCGGAA ACGTAAAGATGGTTCTCCTGCacgagcacaagcacgaggATGGGATCAAGAacttcttcctcgacgTGTGGGAGGCGTATCTCAAGGTCTCGATGAATCCATTTCAAGATCCCAACGCACCGATCGAGAATGCTGCTTTCGATGCCCGGGTCAGAACAGCTGCTAAGAAGTTTCTCTAG
- a CDS encoding putative ser/thr protein kinase yields MPSLVSSPGTSTMQTDNVHEPSSAFATPPTQSTSSFASGSNTPSHQIRLNGQSSGIGESPAPHSSRPYHSSSHASQSNGAGTGKDKKWKQMFKFGSIGRKASGNASNDRSWHTDSAESSMHKNGDYFEHVQYTGSQPGSTSFQPISGSTVVNDPASFSNDSYSSEDRNASGSIGDAMTTSASSKLQPPADISDTDSSHPRFTSRLMRRVSSAPDTNKLFKNGQNATQKPNEAASSTKNGYLSPDGAGGQHAQFVSEGGAPFTPSKELANAAFFSNSPVRMDSNATSFSYKDFEKGRSVSAKGSSTPKSGRIVFPGTGRSKSSNGKDKKSQLPPPSSSANLAALAGTASVNRGPGSFRRTYSSNSIKVKEVEVGPNSFSKVKMLGKGDVGKVYLVREKKTDKLYAMKVLSKKEMIKRNKIKRVMAEQEILAASNHPFIVTLYHSFQSEDYLYLCMEYCMGGEFFRALQTRPGKCLPEEDAKFYAAEVIAALEYLHLMGFIYRDLKPENILLHQSGHVMLSDFDLSARATQRGGAPAMIRQATPNSAPLVDTRSCIADLRTNSFVGTEEYIAPEVIKGCGHTSAVDWWTLGILIYEMIFATTPFKGSTRNETFSNVLRNEVQFPDSIPISSFGKSLIRKLLIKDELKRMGSQSGASEVKQHKWFSNISWGLLRNSTPPIVPAYSNGVDAVNFRNVRESRSLNLDDQGNDTRAKPAVIKAVAGQKNVGDEEGDAVVSNPFSGFSSVTLKHDDY; encoded by the coding sequence ATGCCCTCACTTGTCTCGTCACCAGGAACGTCCACAATGCAGACCGACAACGTTCATGAACCCAGCAGTGCATTCGCCACTCCGCCTACCCAATCCACTTCGAGCTTCGCTAGCGGCTCGAACACGCCCTCTCATCAGATTCGTCTCAACGGACAGAGCTCAGGCATTGGCGAGTCGCCCGCTCCGCACTCTTCGCGTCCTTATCACAGCTCGTCACATGCTTCTCAATCCAACGGTGCCGGTACCGGCAAGGACAAAAAGTGGAAGCAGATGTTCAAATTCGGCTCGATTGGTAGAAAGGCCAGCGGAAATGCATCTAACGATCGCAGCTGGCACACCGATTCGGCAGAGTCGAGCATGCACAAAAATGGCGACTACTTTGAGCATGTCCAGTACACCGGCTCTCAGCCCGGTTCTACGTCGTTTCAGCCCATCAGCGGTTCCACCGTGGTCAATGACCCTGCCTCCTTCTCCAATGACAGCTACTCGTCCGAGGATCGTAACGCCTCTGGTTCTATCGGCGATGCCATGACCACCTCTGCCTCAAGCAAGCTCCAGCCGCCAGCCGACATCAGTGACACTGACTCGTCCCATCCCAGATTCACCTCTCGTCTCATGAGACGTGTCTCGAGCGCGCCGGACACCAACAAGCTCTTCAAGAACGGTCAGAATGCTACTCAAAAGCCCAATGAggctgcttcttccaccaAGAATGGTTACCTTTCTCCTGACGGAGCTGGCGGTCAACACGCCCAGTTTGTTTCCGAGGGTGGCGCGCCCTTCACTCCTTCCAAGGAGCTTGCAAAcgccgccttcttctccaaCTCGCCCGTGCGGATGGATAGCAATGCTACGTCCTTCAGCTACAAGGATTTCGAAAAGGGTCGTTCCGTCAGCGCAAAAGGTTCTTCGACACCCAAATCAGGTCGAATCGTCTTTCCTGGTACCGGTCGATCCAAGAGCTCCAACGGCAAAGATAAAAAATCACAGCTCCCACCACCAAGCAGTTCCGCCAACCTCGCTGCTCTTGCAGGAACCGCTTCCGTCAATCGCGGGCCCGGCAGCTTCCGACGTACCTActcgagcaacagcatcaaggTTaaggaggtcgaggtgggacccaacagcttcagcaaggtcaagatgctcgGCAAAGGCGATGTTGGCAAAGTCTATTTGGTGCGTGAAAAGAAGACCGACAAGTTGTACGCCATGAAAGTGCTCTCCAAGAAGGAGATGATCAAGCgcaacaagatcaagcgTGTCATGGCCGAACAAGAGATCTTGGCTGCGTCCAACCATCCTTTTATCGTCACCCTCTACCACTCGTTCCAGTCGGAAGATTACCTCTACCTCTGCATGGAATACTGCATGGGTGGCGAATTCTTCCGTGCGCTCCAGACTCGTCCGGGCAAGTGCTTACCAGAGGAAGACGCCAAATTCTACGCCGCCGAGGTGATTGCTGCCCTGGAGTATCTCCACCTTATGGGCTTCATCTATCGCGATCTCAAGCCCGAGAACATTTTGCTTCACCAAAGCGGACACGTTATGCTTTCCGACTTCGACCTTTCAGCCAGAGCTACCCAGCGCGGTGGTGCTCCGGCCATGATCCGACAAGCTACGCCCAACAGCGCACCTCTGGTCGATACCCGAAGCTGCATCGCCGACCTGCGCACCAATTCGTTTGTCGGCACAGAAGAGTACATTGCTCCCGAGGTGATCAAGGGGTGCGGCCACACTTCGGCGGTCGATTGGTGGACGTTGGGTATCTTGATTTACGAGATGATCTTTGCCACGACACCGTTCAAGGGCAGCACACGTAACGAGACGTTCTCCAATGTGCTGCGCAATGAGGTACAATTCCCAGACTCGATCCCCATTTCGTCATTTGGCAAGTCGCTGATtcgcaagctgctcatcaAGGATGAACTGAAACGTATGGGCTCTCAATCGGGTGCGTCCGAAgtcaagcagcacaagTGGTTTTCCAACATCTCGTGGGGCTTGCTGCGCAACTCGACGCCTCCCATCGTTCCAGCCTATTCTaacggcgtcgatgccgtcAACTTCCGCAACGTGCGCGAAAGCCGTAGCTTGAACCTCGACGACCAAGGCAACGACACAAGAGCCAAGCCGGCCGTGATCAAGGCTGTCGCGGGCCAGAAGAACGTCGGCGACGAAGAGGGCGACGCTGTTGTCAGCAACCCCTTCAGCGGCTTTTCAAGCGTCACACTCAAGCATGATGACTACTGA